The Jaculus jaculus isolate mJacJac1 chromosome 14, mJacJac1.mat.Y.cur, whole genome shotgun sequence nucleotide sequence aAGAAGTCAGGACCAGTACAAAAAGACTGCAGGGCCTACGGCCGGGAAGAAAGTACTTAGAAGGATAAACTGAAACACTGAACCCCCCCTCCTCCCGCCCCCGCTCCCGCCCCCAAAACAGGCGTCTGTACAATCCAAGTGTGTGTCCACTTCAAGAGTCTTTTGAAGGCAGCGTAGAAAACTCAGAAACCGGACAGAAAGGGAAGAAGCGGTCAATGTCCATGCCAAAGGGTTGAGGCTGGGTCGGGGGGCAGCTCGGATGGCAGGCAGCCTCACAAACCAATGCCTTTCAGGTCACAGGGGAGGCTGGCCTGCGTGGTCTGGGGGCTCTGGCAGCAGGGGAACTGGGCCCTGAAGCAGTCCCTCAGCTCCCGGTTGAAAAGGAAGCACACGACAGGGTTGATGCCTGCCTGCGCGAAGGTCAGCCACACAGAGGCCGTCAGGTAGGCCTGGGGGACAGCGCCGGGCCTCACCAAGACGCGCAGGTAGCTGGCCACGACGTAGGGCCCCCAGAGCAGCAGGAAGAGCAGCGTGACCGCGTAGAACATCTTGCACAGCCTCTTCTCCGTCTTGAACTCCTCGAGCACTAGGAGCCGGCGAGCCCCGCGGCCCGGCCCCGCCGGTCGGATACCCACGAGCGCTGGAGGCGTCGGACCGCGGCCGAAGCCCGCCGTCCAGTTGGCGGCCGCCTGGCCGGTGGCCCCGGGCCCGTGGAAGGTCCAGTCGTGGCTGACGGCGGGCACGAGGCGAGCGGGCCTCATCTTGCGGCGGTCGTGGATGAAGAAGAGCAGGCGGAGGTAGACGAGGTGCGTGGCGCCCACCACCAcggccagcagcagcaggaagcccagcGCGCCGGGAGCGCCGTCGGGCCTCTGCTCCAGGGCGCACGGGGCATCGTCGTCGTCACCGCCTCCGCCTCCTCCGCCGTCCAGCACGGGCGGGAAGGCCGCGGCCAGGGCCAGTGCCCAGGCTGCGCACACCAGCATGGCGGCGCACGGCCACCCGGCCAGGCGCTCGGCGTAGAAACGGTGGTGCGCGATGGCCAGGTAGCGGGTGACGCCCACGCCGAGCAGCAGGAAGGCGGCGTGGAAGCAAAAGAGCGCGGCCAGGAAGGCGAGCAGCTTGCAGCCGAGCGCGCCCGGCGGGGTCCCCGCGGTGGCCGCCGCGCGCCGCGCCGCCAGCATGACGGCCGGGAGGCAGGCGAGCGCGCGCAGCCCGTCGGCCAGGCACAGGTCGAGCAGCAGGTAGTACGGGGCGCGGTGCAGGCTGC carries:
- the Gpr27 gene encoding probable G-protein coupled receptor 27, with amino-acid sequence MGVIMKGRRGRRRRTPPPITLGAKYDLSPPCVLGPASPSRPRKLCLRRPQPSRARAARDASAGLAAAATLRAPAEGRGLGGGGGGPGWGQSQEARRRRRREARGAQGAGSGRRLPRAPLLRWRRRWLRAGGSGRRGGGGRARAERCQPGSSRETVEEKEEEEEEEETARARGGLRERRGRRGPRAERGAARRTAGGERGAAMANASEPAAGGGGDAGGGGGAGGGGAGGETAALGLKLATLSLLLCVSLAGNVLFALLIVRERSLHRAPYYLLLDLCLADGLRALACLPAVMLAARRAAATAGTPPGALGCKLLAFLAALFCFHAAFLLLGVGVTRYLAIAHHRFYAERLAGWPCAAMLVCAAWALALAAAFPPVLDGGGGGGGDDDDAPCALEQRPDGAPGALGFLLLLAVVVGATHLVYLRLLFFIHDRRKMRPARLVPAVSHDWTFHGPGATGQAAANWTAGFGRGPTPPALVGIRPAGPGRGARRLLVLEEFKTEKRLCKMFYAVTLLFLLLWGPYVVASYLRVLVRPGAVPQAYLTASVWLTFAQAGINPVVCFLFNRELRDCFRAQFPCCQSPQTTQASLPCDLKGIGL